The following are from one region of the Paenibacillus bovis genome:
- a CDS encoding PspC domain-containing protein — protein MNKLYRSNNDRMMTGLMGGFAEILGMSSTFLRLLFVVSVFLTGGTSILFYFIAALLIPRGKQMY, from the coding sequence ATGAACAAATTATATCGTTCCAACAATGACAGGATGATGACCGGGCTGATGGGTGGCTTCGCAGAGATTCTGGGAATGAGTTCTACCTTTTTGAGATTGTTATTCGTCGTCAGCGTATTTTTGACTGGTGGAACATCCATCCTATTTTACTTTATAGCGGCGCTTTTGATTCCGCGGGGAAAACAGATGTACTGA